The following coding sequences are from one Seonamhaeicola sp. ML3 window:
- the nrfD gene encoding NrfD/PsrC family molybdoenzyme membrane anchor subunit encodes MASHYEAPIRRPLVTGEKSYHDVTVDVAKPVEGKANKQWWIVFGISLAAFLWGIGCILYTISTGIGTWGLNKTVGWAWDITNFVWWVGIGHAGTLISAVLLLFRQKWRMAINRSAEAMTIFSVVQAGLFPIIHMGRPWLGYWVLPIPNQFGSLWVNFNSPLLWDVFAISTYLSVSLVFWWTGLLPDFAMLRDRAVKPFQQKIYSLLSFGWSGRAKDWQRFEEVSLVLAGLATPLVLSVHTIVSFDFATSVIPGWHTTIFPPYFVAGAVFSGFAMVNTLLIIMRKVCNLEDYITVQHIELMNIIIMITGSIVGVAYITELFIAWYSGVEYEQYAFLNRATGPYWWAYWAMMTCNVFSPQFMWFKKLRTSIMFSFVISIVVNIGMWFERFVIIVTSLHRDYLPSSWTMFSPTFVDIGIFIGTIGFFFVLFLLYSRTFPVIAQAEVKTILKSSGERYKRIREAGESLVGTGADERTSNASTLEETTASVEDNTEKVGDLLSSIGTFDKDTQTADDLKKINGIGPKMEEVLNSIGIFTYLQVSKMTKKEYDLLDSITGSFPGRAERDDWSGQAKNLIN; translated from the coding sequence ATGGCGTCTCATTACGAAGCACCTATTAGAAGACCTTTAGTTACAGGAGAAAAATCATACCACGATGTTACTGTGGATGTGGCTAAGCCTGTAGAAGGAAAAGCAAATAAACAATGGTGGATTGTTTTTGGAATTTCACTAGCCGCTTTTCTTTGGGGTATTGGATGTATTTTATATACCATATCTACGGGTATTGGAACTTGGGGTTTAAATAAAACCGTAGGTTGGGCCTGGGATATTACAAACTTTGTTTGGTGGGTAGGTATTGGTCACGCAGGAACACTTATTTCTGCGGTACTTTTATTATTCCGTCAAAAATGGAGAATGGCAATTAACCGTTCTGCTGAGGCAATGACAATTTTCTCTGTAGTTCAGGCAGGGTTATTCCCAATTATCCACATGGGTCGTCCTTGGTTAGGTTACTGGGTGTTACCAATACCAAATCAGTTTGGGTCACTTTGGGTGAACTTTAACTCGCCATTATTATGGGACGTATTCGCAATTTCAACGTATTTATCGGTATCATTAGTTTTCTGGTGGACTGGTTTATTACCTGATTTTGCTATGTTACGTGATAGAGCGGTGAAACCTTTCCAACAAAAGATATATTCTTTATTAAGTTTTGGTTGGTCTGGTAGAGCTAAAGATTGGCAGCGTTTTGAGGAAGTATCTTTGGTACTTGCTGGTTTAGCAACACCATTAGTACTTTCTGTACATACTATTGTATCGTTTGACTTCGCAACGTCCGTTATTCCAGGATGGCATACAACAATTTTCCCTCCTTACTTCGTTGCAGGTGCGGTATTTTCTGGATTCGCAATGGTAAACACATTACTTATCATCATGAGAAAAGTGTGTAACCTAGAAGATTACATTACAGTTCAGCATATAGAATTAATGAACATCATTATCATGATTACAGGTTCTATTGTTGGTGTGGCTTATATTACCGAGTTGTTCATTGCATGGTACTCTGGTGTAGAGTATGAGCAATATGCTTTCTTAAACAGAGCAACAGGACCTTACTGGTGGGCATATTGGGCAATGATGACTTGTAATGTATTCTCTCCACAGTTCATGTGGTTTAAGAAACTTAGAACAAGTATCATGTTCTCATTTGTTATCTCAATTGTTGTAAACATTGGTATGTGGTTCGAGCGTTTTGTAATTATTGTAACATCATTACACAGAGATTACTTGCCATCATCATGGACGATGTTCTCTCCTACGTTTGTAGATATAGGAATCTTTATTGGTACCATCGGATTCTTCTTCGTACTATTCCTATTATACTCGAGAACATTCCCGGTAATTGCTCAGGCAGAGGTTAAGACGATATTAAAGTCTTCTGGAGAAAGATACAAGAGAATAAGAGAAGCTGGTGAAAGTTTGGTTGGAACTGGTGCAGATGAACGCACTTCTAACGCTAGCACTCTAGAAGAAACTACTGCTTCAGTTGAAGACAATACCGAAAAAGTTGGGGACTTACTAAGTTCTATAGGAACTTTTGATAAAGACACTCAAACAGCTGATGACCTGAAGAAAATCAATGGTATTGGACCAAAGATGGAAGAAGTGCTTAATAGCATCGGTATCTTCACTTACCTTCAGGTGAGCAAAATGACAAAGAAAGAATACGACTTACTGGATTCTATTACTGGTTCTTTCCCAGGAAGAGCGGAACGTGATGATTGGTCTGGTCAAGCTAAAAATTTAATAAACTAA
- a CDS encoding TAT-variant-translocated molybdopterin oxidoreductase: MSSNKKYWKSVEELKDSSIVETLKQNEFVQEIPVDEFLGDKETLQESSTTRRDFLKYVGFSTAAASLAACEGPVKKSIPYVVQPEEIIPGVANYYATTVADGFDFASVLVKTREGRPIKIENNALAAANGSANARVNASVLGLYDSLRVQGPKKGGEKSSWDELDAEVTSELTKAATAGKEVVLLTQTFASPSTSKLIAEFKEKCGNVRHVVYDAVSESAALDAYQAKYGERGLADYDFSKAMTIVSVGADFLGDWQGGGFDSGYAKNRIPDHGKMSRHIQFESNMTLSGANADKRVPLTPSQQRTVLSKLYSLITGKTVATKDLPAKVEDAVQKAASQLKKAGSNGVVVTGIQDVNAQTVALEINEALGSKAFNPKTPIKTRQGSDKDVAALVSALKAGKVGVLIMSGVNPVYTLPNAADFAEGLKNTFSVAFSMKADETSTLANYIAAAPHYLESWGDVEIKKGHYALTQPTIRPLFNTRQFQEALLKWTGNDVSYLDYIKDAWGTSILGGGSFNKALHDGVFVGEIATETEDTTEAADDAETPSSNAASALASSVKSTDGLELTLYTKTGMGDGQQANNPWLQEFPDPITRTSWDNYLTVSKADAEAIGLVNEHEATGALNGSYANISIAGGEPVKVPVIIQPGQAKGSVGLSFGYGRSAGLKEEMQTGVNAYALYSGFNTVQNVTVEPASGMHEFACVQLHNTLMGRGDILKETSLEIFNTKDSNVWNPIPTVSLNHEPVEVTSPEVDLWDEFDRSIGHHFNLSIDLNACTGCGACVIACHAENNVPVVGKEEVRRSRDMHWLRIDRYYSSEESFEGDNEKKENISGLGSSLSEFGEMENASENPQVSFQPVMCQHCNHAPCETVCPVAATSHGRQGQNHMAYNRCVGTRYCANNCPYKVRRFNWFLYSSNDEFDYHMNDDLGRMVLNPDVVVRSRGVMEKCSMCIQMTQKTILDAKRDGRPIKDGELQTACSSACSSGAMVFGDINDKESKVAKLKEDNRMYHLLEHVGTKPNVIYQTKVRNTTEA, encoded by the coding sequence ATGTCATCAAACAAGAAATACTGGAAAAGTGTTGAAGAGCTAAAAGACAGCTCTATTGTTGAGACGCTAAAACAAAACGAGTTTGTTCAAGAAATTCCTGTAGATGAATTTTTAGGAGATAAAGAAACTTTACAAGAAAGTTCTACAACTCGTCGCGATTTCTTAAAATATGTTGGGTTTAGTACAGCTGCAGCTTCGTTAGCAGCTTGTGAGGGGCCAGTAAAAAAATCAATTCCTTATGTAGTACAACCAGAGGAAATCATTCCTGGTGTTGCTAACTACTATGCTACTACGGTTGCAGATGGTTTTGATTTCGCTAGTGTTTTAGTAAAAACTCGTGAAGGTCGTCCAATCAAAATTGAAAACAATGCTTTAGCTGCTGCCAATGGTAGTGCTAATGCTAGGGTGAATGCTTCGGTTTTAGGCTTGTACGATAGTTTAAGAGTTCAAGGTCCAAAGAAAGGTGGAGAAAAGTCTTCTTGGGATGAATTAGATGCTGAAGTAACTTCAGAATTGACTAAAGCTGCAACAGCTGGTAAAGAAGTTGTGTTATTAACACAAACGTTTGCAAGCCCATCAACAAGTAAGTTAATTGCTGAATTCAAAGAAAAATGTGGTAATGTTCGTCATGTAGTTTACGATGCTGTTTCAGAATCTGCTGCATTAGATGCTTACCAAGCTAAATACGGAGAGCGTGGTCTTGCAGATTACGATTTCTCTAAAGCCATGACAATCGTATCTGTTGGTGCTGACTTCTTAGGAGATTGGCAAGGAGGCGGATTCGATTCTGGATATGCTAAAAATAGAATTCCTGATCATGGTAAAATGTCTCGTCATATTCAGTTTGAATCTAATATGACATTATCTGGTGCTAATGCTGATAAGCGTGTGCCTTTGACGCCAAGTCAGCAAAGAACGGTTTTGTCTAAATTATATAGTTTAATAACTGGAAAGACTGTAGCTACCAAAGATTTGCCTGCTAAAGTGGAAGATGCTGTTCAAAAAGCGGCTTCTCAACTTAAAAAAGCTGGAAGTAATGGTGTTGTAGTAACTGGGATTCAAGATGTGAATGCACAGACAGTAGCATTAGAAATCAACGAAGCTTTAGGAAGTAAAGCGTTTAACCCAAAAACACCTATTAAAACAAGACAAGGTAGTGATAAAGATGTTGCTGCTTTAGTATCAGCTTTAAAAGCTGGTAAAGTTGGTGTGTTAATTATGAGTGGTGTAAATCCAGTTTACACATTACCGAATGCTGCTGACTTTGCTGAAGGCTTAAAAAACACATTCTCTGTTGCTTTTTCTATGAAAGCAGACGAGACTTCAACCTTAGCCAATTATATAGCTGCTGCACCTCACTATTTAGAGTCTTGGGGTGATGTTGAAATAAAGAAAGGGCACTATGCTCTAACACAACCGACTATTCGTCCGTTGTTTAATACAAGACAGTTCCAAGAAGCTTTACTAAAGTGGACTGGTAACGATGTATCTTACCTAGATTATATCAAAGACGCTTGGGGAACTAGCATTTTAGGTGGTGGTTCTTTCAATAAAGCCTTACACGATGGTGTTTTTGTTGGTGAAATTGCTACAGAAACTGAAGATACTACCGAAGCTGCTGATGATGCTGAAACTCCATCAAGTAATGCAGCAAGTGCTTTAGCCTCTTCTGTGAAATCTACTGACGGTTTAGAATTAACACTATATACCAAAACTGGTATGGGTGATGGTCAACAAGCCAATAACCCATGGTTGCAAGAGTTTCCAGATCCAATCACAAGAACTTCATGGGATAACTACTTAACGGTTTCTAAAGCAGATGCTGAAGCTATTGGATTAGTAAATGAGCATGAAGCGACTGGAGCTTTAAATGGTAGTTATGCTAATATTTCTATAGCAGGTGGTGAGCCAGTGAAAGTTCCTGTAATCATTCAGCCAGGTCAAGCGAAAGGTTCGGTTGGATTATCATTTGGTTATGGTAGAAGTGCTGGATTAAAAGAAGAAATGCAAACCGGTGTTAATGCGTATGCATTATACAGCGGATTTAATACGGTTCAAAACGTAACTGTTGAGCCAGCATCTGGAATGCATGAGTTTGCATGTGTTCAGTTGCACAATACATTAATGGGACGTGGTGATATCCTTAAAGAAACGTCTTTAGAGATTTTCAATACTAAAGATTCTAACGTTTGGAACCCTATTCCAACAGTATCGTTAAATCACGAGCCTGTTGAAGTAACATCTCCAGAAGTTGATTTATGGGATGAGTTTGATCGTTCAATAGGACATCATTTTAACTTATCTATCGACTTAAATGCGTGTACAGGTTGTGGTGCTTGTGTTATTGCATGTCATGCAGAGAACAATGTGCCTGTTGTAGGTAAAGAAGAAGTGCGTCGATCACGTGATATGCACTGGTTACGTATAGATAGATATTATTCTTCTGAAGAATCTTTCGAGGGAGATAACGAGAAAAAAGAAAATATTTCTGGTTTAGGCAGCTCATTGAGTGAGTTCGGAGAAATGGAAAATGCCTCTGAGAATCCTCAGGTATCTTTCCAACCGGTAATGTGTCAGCACTGTAACCACGCACCATGTGAAACGGTTTGTCCGGTTGCGGCAACATCACACGGTCGTCAAGGTCAAAATCACATGGCTTATAACCGTTGTGTAGGAACTAGATACTGTGCCAACAACTGTCCTTATAAAGTACGTCGTTTCAACTGGTTCTTATACTCTAGTAATGATGAGTTCGATTACCATATGAATGATGATTTAGGACGTATGGTATTAAATCCAGATGTTGTAGTACGTTCTCGTGGTGTTATGGAGAAATGTTCTATGTGTATCCAAATGACACAGAAAACAATTCTTGATGCTAAACGTGACGGACGCCCAATTAAAGATGGTGAACTTCAGACCGCTTGTTCTTCGGCTTGTAGCAGTGGTGCAATGGTATTTGGAGATATCAACGATAAGGAAAGTAAAGTTGCAAAACTTAAGGAAGATAATCGTATGTATCACTTGTTAGAGCATGTTGGAACAAAACCAAACGTGATTTACCAAACTAAGGTGAGAAATACAACAGAAGCATAA
- a CDS encoding c-type cytochrome, giving the protein MKQVIHRRLSKNILHFGLVILLAFTTSISAQDGDPVKGKSIFNANCAACHKLDKKMTGPALRNVEARLAEEEGLDREWIYAWIRNSSALIKSGDAYANKIYNEYNKAAMTAFPQLTDEDLNNILAYTAAEPQKSAGSGDVIVAPKPVEPGISNEIILGALAILFILLASGLYLVNKTLRRFAEAQNIDLPEATKRKPLWKAFVENQFLMLVVAIFFLLSSAYFAYGYLMQIGVDQGYQPVQPIHFSHKIHAGDNGIDCKYCHSSARVSKHSGIPSLNICMNCHKSIYEYNGETTPEYSKEFYDGEIKKLYAAAGWDDSQQKYTGESSPVKWVRIHNLPDFVYFNHSQHVTVGGQECQTCHGPVEEMEVLYQYSSLTMGWCINCHRETNVKVEDNEYYDKIHEELSKKYGVEKLTVAEMGGLECGKCHY; this is encoded by the coding sequence ATGAAACAGGTGATTCACCGTAGATTAAGCAAAAACATTCTTCATTTTGGCTTAGTTATTTTATTAGCGTTTACAACCTCGATCTCTGCTCAGGACGGGGACCCAGTCAAAGGAAAATCAATATTTAATGCCAACTGTGCGGCTTGTCATAAGTTAGATAAAAAGATGACAGGGCCTGCTTTGCGTAACGTGGAAGCGCGTTTAGCTGAGGAAGAAGGCTTGGATAGAGAATGGATTTATGCCTGGATTAGAAATAGTTCAGCTCTTATTAAATCTGGAGATGCTTACGCAAACAAGATTTATAACGAATACAATAAGGCGGCAATGACTGCCTTTCCTCAGTTAACTGATGAAGATTTAAATAACATCTTGGCTTACACAGCTGCGGAGCCACAAAAGTCTGCGGGTTCTGGTGATGTTATAGTGGCACCTAAGCCGGTTGAGCCAGGAATTTCTAACGAAATTATTTTAGGTGCGTTAGCTATTCTTTTCATATTGTTAGCATCGGGGCTTTATCTGGTAAATAAGACCTTAAGAAGATTTGCCGAGGCTCAGAATATAGACTTGCCTGAAGCTACAAAAAGAAAGCCATTATGGAAGGCTTTTGTAGAAAATCAATTCCTAATGTTGGTTGTTGCTATTTTCTTCTTGTTGTCTAGTGCTTATTTTGCATACGGATATTTAATGCAGATTGGTGTTGATCAAGGGTATCAGCCAGTACAGCCTATTCATTTTTCTCACAAGATACATGCTGGGGATAACGGTATAGATTGTAAATACTGTCACTCGTCTGCTAGGGTTAGTAAACACTCTGGTATTCCATCGTTGAACATCTGTATGAACTGTCACAAATCTATCTACGAATATAACGGAGAAACAACACCTGAGTACTCTAAAGAGTTTTATGATGGTGAAATCAAGAAATTATATGCCGCTGCAGGTTGGGATGATTCACAGCAAAAATATACGGGAGAATCTAGTCCTGTAAAATGGGTTAGAATTCACAACTTGCCAGACTTTGTTTACTTCAATCACTCACAACACGTTACTGTTGGTGGTCAAGAGTGTCAAACCTGTCATGGACCAGTTGAGGAAATGGAAGTATTGTATCAATACTCATCGTTAACAATGGGGTGGTGTATTAACTGTCACAGAGAGACTAACGTCAAAGTTGAGGATAATGAATACTACGACAAGATTCATGAAGAGTTGTCTAAGAAGTATGGTGTTGAGAAGTTAACAGTTGCCGAAATGGGCGGACTGGAATGTGGTAAGTGTCACTATTAA
- a CDS encoding SPOR domain-containing protein translates to MKNLSCKIKAVITMFSITFAVQSFAQQGQVEINQDQNITRLLNVKKQLNKTENSSDRYKIQIYNGNRPGAYEAQKEFRESFADWRSTDIYEPPNFKIWVGNFRTRLEADRALKRIKRKFPSAFIFKPKKEKNG, encoded by the coding sequence ATGAAAAATTTGAGTTGTAAAATTAAAGCTGTAATTACCATGTTTTCAATAACTTTTGCAGTACAGAGCTTTGCTCAACAAGGTCAAGTAGAAATCAATCAAGACCAAAACATCACACGTTTATTAAACGTTAAAAAACAACTCAACAAAACCGAAAATAGTTCTGATAGGTACAAAATTCAAATTTATAACGGCAATCGACCTGGTGCTTACGAGGCTCAAAAAGAATTCCGTGAATCTTTTGCCGATTGGCGCTCAACCGACATTTATGAGCCTCCAAACTTTAAAATTTGGGTGGGAAACTTTAGAACACGACTAGAGGCTGATAGAGCTTTAAAACGTATTAAAAGAAAATTTCCTAGCGCATTTATCTTTAAGCCGAAAAAAGAAAAAAACGGATAA
- the infB gene encoding translation initiation factor IF-2 yields the protein MAETIRLNKVLRELNISLDRAVEFLDSKGIEIEKRPTTKISEEVYGILSGEFETDANKKVASKEVSEAKQKEKDELREQRERELEAKQKESAKKEDVVKASGTITGPKTVGKIDLSPKKPEVKEEPVKEASVPEPVEEQVSEPQEAKVEEPVAEPSKEEAPKVEQSEAKKEVEQKEAPAQDDSAPKDGRVKTQYQKLTGPKIAGDKIDLSQFNKPKKKKEEKKPDAKTGDTAKKKRRRISKVGGGPQQGGNNRGGQNRNDRFKGKQGGGRRNIVKEEPSDEDVKRQVRETLEKLQGKGSKGKGAKYRREKRDQHRDQTERELQAEAAESKILKVTEFVTASEVATMMDVSVTQIISACMSLGMMVTMNQRLDAETLSIVAEEFGYKVEFVTADIEEAIEEVEDKPEDLAPRAPIVTVMGHVDHGKTSLLDYIREENVIAGESGGITQHIGAYGVELEDGQKIAFLDTPGHEAFTAMRARGAQVTDIAIIVAAADDDIMPQTKEAISHAQAAGVPIVFAINKIDLPTANPEKIKEGLANMNLLVEDWGGKVQSHDISAKTGQGVKELLEKVLLEAELLELKANADKPAVGTVVEAFLDKGRGYVSTILVQAGTLKVGDYVLAGQHSGKVKAMHDERGNNVKEAGPSTPVSILGLDGAPQAGDKFNVFEDEREAKAIATKRAQLQREQSVRTQRHITLDEIGRRIALGDFKELNIILKGDVDGSVEALTDSFQKLSTEEIQVNILHKGVGAITESDVLLASASDAIIIGFNVRPMGNARSIADKEEIDIRTYSIIYDAINDLKDAMEGMLSPEFKEEITGTAEIRQTFKISKIGTIAGCMVTNGKIFRSSGVRLIREGVVIFTGELATLKRFKDDVKEVSKGYDCGMQVKNYNDIKEGDIIEAFQEVAVKKTLK from the coding sequence ATGGCTGAAACAATAAGATTAAATAAAGTATTACGCGAGCTTAATATCTCACTAGACCGTGCAGTAGAGTTCTTGGATTCTAAGGGTATAGAGATAGAAAAGCGTCCTACTACCAAAATTTCTGAAGAGGTTTATGGTATCCTTTCAGGTGAATTTGAAACGGATGCTAACAAAAAAGTGGCTTCAAAAGAGGTTAGTGAGGCCAAGCAAAAAGAGAAAGATGAGTTACGTGAGCAAAGAGAGCGTGAACTAGAAGCAAAACAAAAAGAGTCAGCCAAAAAAGAGGACGTTGTAAAAGCTTCGGGAACTATTACTGGACCTAAGACGGTTGGTAAGATAGACCTATCTCCAAAAAAGCCTGAGGTTAAAGAAGAGCCAGTAAAAGAAGCCTCAGTTCCAGAGCCTGTTGAAGAACAAGTGAGCGAGCCACAAGAGGCCAAAGTTGAAGAGCCAGTAGCAGAACCTTCTAAGGAAGAAGCGCCTAAAGTAGAACAGTCAGAGGCAAAAAAGGAGGTGGAACAAAAAGAAGCACCAGCTCAAGATGATAGTGCTCCTAAAGATGGCAGGGTAAAAACCCAATACCAAAAACTTACAGGGCCAAAAATTGCCGGAGATAAAATAGATTTATCTCAGTTCAATAAGCCTAAGAAAAAGAAAGAAGAGAAAAAGCCTGATGCTAAAACAGGAGATACTGCCAAGAAAAAGCGAAGAAGAATTAGCAAAGTTGGTGGTGGTCCGCAACAAGGTGGAAATAATAGAGGTGGTCAAAACAGAAATGACCGTTTTAAAGGGAAGCAAGGTGGCGGAAGACGCAACATTGTAAAAGAAGAGCCTAGTGATGAAGATGTAAAACGTCAGGTAAGAGAAACTCTTGAAAAGCTACAGGGTAAAGGTTCTAAAGGTAAAGGGGCTAAATATCGTAGAGAAAAAAGAGATCAACATAGAGATCAAACTGAAAGAGAGTTACAGGCAGAAGCAGCAGAAAGTAAAATTCTGAAGGTAACCGAGTTCGTTACAGCGAGTGAGGTGGCAACCATGATGGATGTAAGTGTTACACAAATCATCTCGGCTTGTATGTCTTTGGGTATGATGGTTACCATGAATCAGCGATTAGATGCTGAGACATTATCTATTGTTGCTGAAGAATTTGGATACAAAGTAGAGTTTGTTACTGCCGATATTGAGGAAGCGATTGAAGAGGTTGAGGATAAGCCAGAAGATCTAGCGCCAAGAGCACCAATTGTAACAGTAATGGGACATGTTGATCACGGAAAAACTTCGTTGCTGGATTACATCCGAGAGGAAAATGTAATTGCCGGTGAATCTGGTGGAATAACCCAGCATATTGGAGCTTACGGTGTAGAACTAGAAGATGGGCAAAAAATAGCATTCTTAGATACTCCAGGTCACGAAGCGTTTACCGCAATGCGTGCACGTGGTGCTCAAGTTACAGATATCGCTATTATTGTTGCTGCAGCAGATGATGATATCATGCCGCAAACAAAAGAGGCCATTTCGCATGCTCAGGCTGCAGGTGTTCCAATTGTATTTGCAATCAATAAAATAGATTTACCAACAGCTAACCCAGAAAAGATTAAAGAAGGCTTAGCAAATATGAACCTTCTGGTTGAAGATTGGGGTGGTAAAGTGCAATCACATGATATTTCGGCTAAGACAGGACAAGGTGTTAAAGAGTTACTTGAAAAAGTATTGTTAGAAGCCGAGCTTTTAGAATTAAAAGCCAACGCAGATAAGCCAGCTGTTGGAACAGTTGTAGAAGCGTTCTTAGATAAAGGCCGTGGTTATGTGTCTACGATCTTAGTGCAAGCAGGAACGTTAAAAGTAGGTGATTATGTATTAGCTGGTCAGCATAGTGGAAAAGTAAAAGCTATGCACGATGAGCGCGGAAATAATGTTAAAGAAGCAGGGCCATCAACGCCAGTATCCATTTTAGGACTTGATGGTGCGCCACAGGCTGGTGATAAGTTCAATGTATTTGAAGATGAGCGTGAGGCCAAGGCAATTGCAACCAAGCGTGCACAATTACAACGTGAGCAATCGGTTAGAACACAACGTCATATTACACTAGATGAAATTGGAAGACGTATTGCATTAGGTGACTTTAAAGAGCTTAACATTATCCTTAAAGGTGATGTGGATGGTTCTGTTGAAGCACTTACAGATTCCTTCCAGAAGCTATCTACTGAAGAAATTCAAGTGAATATCTTGCATAAAGGTGTTGGAGCCATCACAGAAAGTGATGTGCTATTGGCATCGGCTTCTGATGCGATTATTATCGGATTTAACGTAAGGCCAATGGGTAATGCTCGTTCGATAGCCGATAAGGAAGAAATCGATATTAGAACATACTCAATTATCTATGATGCCATCAACGATTTGAAAGATGCTATGGAAGGTATGTTGTCGCCAGAGTTCAAGGAAGAAATTACTGGTACTGCAGAAATCAGACAAACGTTCAAGATTTCCAAAATCGGAACTATTGCAGGTTGTATGGTAACCAATGGTAAGATATTCAGAAGTTCTGGTGTTAGATTGATTAGAGAAGGCGTGGTAATCTTTACAGGCGAATTAGCAACCTTAAAACGATTTAAAGACGATGTTAAGGAAGTTTCTAAAGGATACGATTGTGGTATGCAGGTGAAGAATTATAACGACATAAAAGAAGGTGATATTATCGAAGCCTTCCAAGAAGTAGCCGTTAAGAAAACTTTGAAATAG
- the nusA gene encoding transcription termination factor NusA: MENIALIESFSEFKDDKLIDRVTLMAILEDVFRSALKRKFGDDDNFDIIVNPDKGDLEIWRNRIVVADGEVEEPNQEISLTDARKIEPDFEVGEDVSEEVKLTDLGRRAILALRQNLISKIHEHDNTIIYKQFKDLEGEIYTAEVHHIRHRAIILLDDEGNEIVLPKDRQIPSDFFRKGDNVRGVIDSVELKGAKPSIIMSRTSPVFLEKLFEQEIPEVFDGLITIKKVVRIPGEKAKVAVDSYDDRIDPVGACVGMKGSRIHGIVRELGNENIDVINYTNNLQLFITRSLSPARVTSVKIDEEAKRAEVILKPEEVSKAIGRGGHNIRLAGQLTGYEIDVFREGAEEDVELSEFSDEIDEWIIQEFNKAGLDTAKSVLELDAQDLVKRTDLEEETINEVIKILREEFEE; encoded by the coding sequence ATGGAGAATATCGCGTTAATTGAATCTTTCTCAGAATTCAAAGACGATAAGTTAATTGATAGAGTAACGTTAATGGCCATTCTGGAAGATGTGTTTAGAAGCGCATTAAAAAGGAAGTTTGGTGATGACGACAATTTTGATATCATTGTTAACCCAGATAAAGGGGATTTAGAGATTTGGCGAAATAGAATCGTTGTAGCCGATGGTGAAGTTGAAGAGCCTAATCAAGAAATTTCGTTAACAGACGCTAGAAAAATTGAGCCCGATTTTGAAGTTGGGGAAGATGTATCTGAAGAAGTAAAATTAACAGACTTAGGTAGACGCGCTATTTTGGCTTTACGTCAAAATTTAATTTCTAAAATTCATGAGCACGATAATACCATTATCTACAAGCAGTTTAAAGATTTAGAAGGAGAAATATATACAGCTGAAGTACACCACATTCGCCACAGAGCTATTATTTTGTTGGACGATGAAGGGAACGAGATTGTTTTACCAAAAGACAGACAAATTCCATCAGACTTTTTCCGTAAGGGAGATAATGTGAGAGGGGTAATTGACAGTGTGGAGTTGAAAGGTGCTAAGCCATCCATAATCATGTCTAGAACATCTCCTGTATTCTTAGAGAAATTATTTGAACAAGAGATTCCTGAAGTATTTGATGGCTTAATCACAATAAAAAAGGTAGTTAGAATACCTGGAGAGAAAGCAAAAGTAGCAGTAGACTCTTATGATGACAGAATCGATCCTGTTGGAGCTTGTGTAGGTATGAAGGGGTCAAGAATCCACGGTATTGTACGTGAGTTGGGTAACGAAAATATAGATGTAATAAACTACACCAACAACCTACAATTGTTCATTACCAGATCGTTGAGCCCAGCAAGGGTAACATCGGTAAAAATAGACGAGGAAGCTAAGCGTGCCGAGGTTATTTTAAAACCAGAAGAAGTAAGCAAGGCGATAGGTAGAGGAGGTCACAACATTCGTTTGGCAGGACAATTAACAGGTTACGAGATAGATGTATTTAGAGAAGGTGCCGAAGAAGATGTTGAATTGAGTGAGTTCTCTGATGAAATAGATGAGTGGATCATCCAAGAGTTTAACAAAGCAGGTTTAGATACTGCTAAAAGCGTGTTAGAGTTAGATGCGCAGGATTTAGTAAAAAGAACCGATCTTGAAGAAGAAACGATTAACGAAGTAATTAAAATTCTAAGAGAAGAGTTTGAAGAATAA
- the rimP gene encoding ribosome assembly cofactor RimP produces the protein MFKAKVENLLEAALKDRPDLFLIDFSIQGDNQIKVIIDGDNGVLVEDCIFISRAIEHNLDREAQDFSLDVMSAGATAPLVKERQYVKNVNRTLKVKTESEKFEGTLSEASEEGITLQWKVREPKPIGKGKVTVTKEAYVAYKDIVEAKVMIKF, from the coding sequence ATGTTTAAAGCTAAGGTTGAAAATTTGCTGGAGGCTGCTTTAAAAGACCGACCAGATTTATTTCTTATAGATTTTTCTATTCAGGGGGACAATCAAATTAAAGTGATTATCGACGGCGATAATGGGGTTTTAGTAGAAGATTGCATTTTTATAAGCAGAGCTATAGAACATAATCTGGATCGTGAAGCACAAGATTTTTCTTTAGATGTGATGTCTGCTGGTGCAACTGCGCCACTCGTAAAAGAAAGACAATATGTAAAGAATGTTAATAGAACACTTAAGGTAAAGACCGAATCTGAAAAGTTTGAAGGAACACTTTCAGAAGCATCAGAAGAAGGGATTACTTTACAGTGGAAAGTTAGGGAGCCTAAACCCATTGGTAAAGGCAAAGTAACAGTAACCAAAGAAGCGTACGTCGCTTACAAAGATATTGTAGAAGCAAAAGTTATGATTAAATTTTAA